Proteins encoded together in one Aminobacter aminovorans window:
- a CDS encoding glycosyltransferase, with amino-acid sequence MAKTGLNQARSQSRLRVEMVLPTLELGGMETITCNLAVELARRDHVVGVTCLQSEDGPLAQKLRDAAIETTLVSCPGVRSNFLPDPLLKSHFARRSPDVVHTHNGVWNKAAVAARAAKVPAVVNTLHGFALGEPRYYDGLRWWASRYTDHIAAVSEPLRHHLIASTKVPPAKIRVLPNGIDTVRFAPGTAAGSLRRRLGISGTAPLVGCIARLDPVKNHSGLITAFARVSTLCPDAHLAIIGDGPLRRDLENQARVTGLGDIIHFIGEIADTSALYRDLDVFALSSLCEGTSVSILEALASGTPVVATNVGGNCALLDSGRCGLLVPSGDTHALAEAIASILLNAALGERLAADGRAWTTENFSLEAMVGKYERLYHDLVR; translated from the coding sequence GTGGCCAAGACCGGCTTGAACCAGGCCCGCAGCCAATCGCGGCTCAGGGTCGAGATGGTACTTCCAACTCTTGAATTGGGAGGCATGGAGACCATTACTTGCAACCTGGCCGTGGAGCTTGCAAGGCGGGACCATGTCGTCGGCGTTACATGTCTGCAGAGCGAAGACGGCCCGCTCGCACAAAAGCTCCGTGACGCCGCAATCGAGACTACGTTGGTGTCGTGTCCTGGGGTAAGATCAAACTTCCTTCCAGATCCTCTCCTGAAATCGCACTTCGCAAGGCGTTCGCCTGACGTGGTCCACACCCATAATGGCGTTTGGAACAAGGCGGCAGTGGCGGCCCGAGCCGCCAAGGTTCCAGCCGTCGTCAACACGCTGCATGGTTTTGCCTTGGGTGAGCCGCGGTACTACGATGGACTGCGGTGGTGGGCGTCTCGCTACACCGACCATATAGCAGCTGTATCCGAGCCCTTGAGGCACCACCTCATTGCCTCGACCAAAGTACCGCCTGCCAAAATACGGGTACTGCCCAACGGCATAGATACCGTCCGTTTTGCTCCTGGGACGGCGGCAGGCAGTTTGCGACGCCGGCTGGGCATTTCAGGCACAGCCCCATTGGTCGGGTGCATCGCACGGCTGGATCCTGTGAAGAACCACAGCGGCTTGATTACTGCTTTTGCGAGAGTTTCAACATTATGCCCGGATGCACATCTCGCCATTATCGGCGACGGTCCACTCCGGCGAGACCTCGAAAATCAAGCTCGCGTCACAGGACTAGGCGACATCATTCACTTCATCGGAGAAATCGCCGACACCTCAGCTCTTTACCGTGATCTCGACGTCTTCGCTCTTTCATCTCTCTGTGAAGGGACGTCAGTCAGCATCCTCGAGGCATTGGCCTCGGGTACACCGGTCGTCGCAACCAATGTAGGTGGCAATTGCGCGCTGCTTGACAGCGGCCGATGCGGTCTCCTCGTCCCTTCGGGCGACACTCATGCGCTGGCTGAGGCGATAGCTTCCATCTTGTTGAATGCAGCTCTGGGTGAGAGGCTGGCAGCAGATGGACGCGCCTGGACTACGGAGAACTTCTCTCTGGAGGCGATGGTAGGGAAGTACGAGCGTTTGTATCATGATCTTGTGAGATAG
- a CDS encoding sugar transferase, translating to MRVQIPNLLAGQNQLLFPRRVRLDYYWAKRAIDIVVVILGAPAALLVIGACCLAIFLKMGRPVFFVQDRTGLGGRVFKMYKLRTMNPRSSSGGEATSKDDPRVTPLGRFLRRSHFDELPQLWNILKGEMTLIGPRPEQPQLVAAYRSSLSDYDLRHTVVPGLTGCAQVYYGYASDLRETQAKLSYDLYYVHNIGPALDFQIALRTFRVYSDPHYVR from the coding sequence ATGAGAGTGCAAATTCCTAATTTGCTCGCCGGTCAAAATCAGCTTCTGTTTCCCCGGCGTGTCAGACTTGACTATTATTGGGCTAAGCGGGCCATTGATATTGTCGTCGTCATTCTGGGTGCCCCTGCAGCCCTTCTGGTGATCGGCGCTTGTTGCCTCGCAATATTCCTCAAGATGGGACGCCCAGTGTTCTTCGTCCAGGATCGGACAGGGCTGGGAGGCCGCGTCTTCAAGATGTACAAGCTGCGCACCATGAATCCGCGATCGTCCAGCGGCGGTGAGGCTACATCAAAAGATGACCCTCGAGTAACGCCCCTCGGTCGATTCCTGCGCAGGTCGCATTTCGATGAGCTGCCGCAATTGTGGAACATCCTGAAGGGCGAGATGACCCTCATTGGGCCTCGGCCTGAGCAACCGCAACTTGTTGCGGCATACCGCTCGTCCCTTTCGGACTATGATCTCAGGCACACTGTCGTCCCTGGCCTCACTGGATGCGCGCAGGTGTATTACGGCTACGCTTCGGATTTGAGAGAGACGCAGGCCAAGCTATCTTACGACTTGTACTATGTGCACAATATCGGCCCGGCTCTCGACTTCCAGATCGCTCTGCGAACTTTCCGGGTCTACTCTGACCCGCATTATGTGCGCTAA
- a CDS encoding DDE-type integrase/transposase/recombinase, with amino-acid sequence MLRYQRQRPGELIHVDIKTLGRIDGVGHRITGQHQGHHRSRGIGYEHVHVAIDDVSRLAYVELLPSLGREDATGILNRALAWYARLGAKVERVMTDNGSAYRSKLFAQALGNALRLSDGRTTDARTLSNSQSVRRLFRHGVGLNDAR; translated from the coding sequence GTGCTGCGCTACCAACGGCAACGACCGGGCGAACTGATCCATGTCGACATCAAGACCCTGGGCCGCATCGACGGCGTTGGCCACCGGATCACGGGCCAGCACCAGGGGCATCATCGCTCCCGAGGCATCGGCTACGAACACGTGCACGTCGCCATCGACGATGTCTCGCGCCTCGCCTATGTCGAACTGCTGCCAAGCCTGGGCCGGGAAGATGCCACCGGGATCCTCAACCGAGCACTGGCCTGGTACGCCAGGCTGGGCGCCAAGGTTGAACGGGTGATGACCGACAACGGCTCGGCGTATCGCTCCAAACTGTTCGCCCAGGCGCTCGGCAACGCCCTTCGATTGAGCGATGGGCGCACCACGGACGCCCGAACACTTTCCAACAGTCAGTCAGTTCGGAGGCTGTTCCGGCATGGCGTCGGGTTGAATGATGCGCGTTAG
- a CDS encoding antibiotic biosynthesis monooxygenase, with protein sequence MTAYNIVRFRTKPGKEQAFVEAHEKISLNAKGFRKGALIKTSERTFCMLGEWADMDSLAAARPSMIGLLDTFRDTLEDLGGDLGVTDPVSGTVVAEIN encoded by the coding sequence ATGACTGCCTACAACATCGTTCGTTTCCGCACTAAGCCAGGTAAGGAACAGGCCTTCGTGGAAGCGCATGAGAAAATTTCGCTGAACGCCAAGGGCTTTCGCAAGGGAGCCTTGATCAAGACGAGTGAGCGCACGTTCTGCATGCTCGGCGAGTGGGCCGACATGGATAGTCTCGCTGCAGCGCGGCCATCGATGATAGGCCTTCTCGACACTTTTCGCGACACGCTCGAGGATCTCGGCGGCGACCTCGGCGTGACGGACCCAGTGTCGGGGACGGTTGTCGCGGAAATCAACTGA